Proteins from a genomic interval of Sporomusaceae bacterium:
- a CDS encoding OsmC family protein, giving the protein MATVTNKYLGSLRTECVHLQSGNKLITDAPVDNQGRGEAFSPTDLVATAFGSCVLTIMGIAAQTHGFSIEGAEVQTTKVMGTDPRRIVELISEFTLPHDNYSPKQKKIIELTAKECPVFNSLHPDMKKTITFKYRT; this is encoded by the coding sequence ATGGCAACCGTAACAAACAAATACCTCGGCAGCCTGCGCACCGAATGCGTCCACCTTCAATCAGGCAACAAACTCATCACCGACGCCCCCGTCGACAACCAGGGCCGCGGCGAAGCCTTCTCCCCCACCGACCTCGTCGCCACCGCCTTCGGGTCCTGCGTCCTCACCATCATGGGCATCGCCGCCCAAACCCACGGCTTCTCCATCGAAGGCGCCGAAGTCCAGACAACCAAAGTCATGGGCACCGACCCGCGCCGCATCGTCGAGCTCATCAGCGAATTTACCCTGCCGCACGACAACTACAGCCCCAAACAGAAAAAGATCATCGAGCTCACCGCCAAAGAATGCCCCGTATTCAACAGCCTCCACCCCGACATGAAAAAAACCATCACCTTCAAATACCGCACCTGA
- a CDS encoding peroxidase-related enzyme (This protein belongs to a clade of uncharacterized proteins related to peroxidases such as the alkylhydroperoxidase AhpD.), with the protein MAKYDEQLSYLQKPDAAEVPPELQEIFDKFTDFQEKNWGFINNLFKVLPLNALQYKGFLDFKASLFTPETCYLSNADKEMMGLVVSATNNCAYCLTTHTDALRGMVDDPAWVDTLSYNYRSAKLTPKQRALCDYAFFVTAYPREIDTDQVDKLRAVGFNDHEVLEAAYVAGFFNYTNRWVSTIKPLANRGHFSHSR; encoded by the coding sequence GTGGCCAAATACGACGAGCAGCTTTCTTATCTGCAGAAGCCCGATGCGGCGGAGGTGCCGCCCGAGTTGCAGGAGATATTCGACAAGTTCACCGATTTTCAGGAGAAGAACTGGGGGTTCATTAATAATCTGTTCAAGGTGCTGCCGCTCAATGCGCTCCAGTACAAGGGTTTTCTCGATTTCAAGGCGTCGCTGTTTACGCCGGAGACGTGCTATCTTTCGAACGCCGACAAGGAGATGATGGGGCTGGTGGTGTCGGCGACGAACAACTGCGCGTATTGCCTGACGACGCATACCGACGCGCTGCGCGGGATGGTGGACGATCCGGCCTGGGTGGATACGCTGAGCTATAATTACCGGTCGGCCAAGCTGACGCCGAAGCAGCGGGCGCTGTGCGATTACGCGTTTTTCGTGACCGCGTATCCGCGGGAGATCGACACCGATCAGGTTGATAAGCTGCGGGCGGTGGGCTTCAACGATCACGAGGTCCTGGAGGCGGCGTATGTGGCGGGGTTTTTCAACTACACGAACCGCTGGGTGAGCACGATCAAGCCGCTGGCCAACCGCGGCCATTTCAGCCATAGCCGTTAG
- a CDS encoding MFS transporter, with amino-acid sequence MGQDKEQGCWQARVRALERRRWIVWAPVALAFLAAYFHRTATGVVADSLMRDFAIERAAELGVLSSIYFYTYAAMQMPAGILADFWGPRRSITLALVIATGGAVVFGASESMTALYAGRFLSSLGVGLLFINLIKIHAEWFRLREFGTMGGLTVLVGNSGSMLAATPLAFVVEAFDWRAAFYIIAAYSLAMAAVCWLAIRDRPTDVGLPPIAAVEEREGGAPAATITARDSVAACIRAVLGNRYTWPPFLSAIAIYGVFMAFLGVWGVPYFMQVYGMSRVEASNLMLLVVAGNMIGGPLVGFFSDRLGYRRLPFTVATAFFLAVWLTLTVWNGGKPPVWAVYPIALAIGLGVSGITISVACVREVNLPHMTGIAAGFTNSGPFVGAALMQPIFGWVLDLHWQGAVENGVKVYPGEAWQSAFWLCAAVLAVGLALSFLIKETRCRARTE; translated from the coding sequence ATGGGACAAGATAAGGAACAGGGCTGCTGGCAGGCGCGGGTGCGCGCGCTGGAGCGGCGGCGGTGGATTGTGTGGGCGCCGGTGGCGCTGGCATTTTTGGCGGCGTATTTTCACCGGACGGCGACCGGCGTGGTGGCCGACAGTCTGATGCGCGATTTCGCGATCGAGCGGGCGGCCGAGCTGGGGGTCCTTTCGTCGATTTATTTTTATACGTACGCGGCGATGCAGATGCCGGCCGGTATCCTGGCCGATTTCTGGGGGCCGCGGCGGTCGATAACGCTGGCGCTGGTGATCGCGACAGGCGGAGCGGTGGTGTTCGGGGCGAGCGAGAGTATGACCGCCCTGTACGCCGGCCGCTTTTTGTCGAGCCTGGGCGTCGGGTTGCTGTTCATCAATCTGATCAAGATCCACGCCGAGTGGTTCCGGCTGCGGGAGTTCGGCACAATGGGCGGCCTAACGGTGCTGGTGGGCAACTCCGGGTCGATGCTGGCGGCGACGCCGCTGGCGTTCGTGGTGGAGGCGTTTGACTGGCGGGCGGCGTTTTATATTATCGCCGCTTATTCGCTGGCGATGGCGGCGGTATGCTGGCTGGCGATCCGCGACCGCCCGACCGATGTGGGGCTGCCGCCGATAGCGGCGGTGGAGGAGCGCGAAGGCGGGGCGCCGGCGGCGACGATTACGGCCCGGGACAGTGTGGCGGCGTGCATCAGGGCGGTGCTGGGCAACCGCTATACCTGGCCGCCTTTTTTGTCGGCGATCGCGATTTACGGGGTGTTCATGGCGTTCCTCGGCGTGTGGGGCGTGCCGTATTTCATGCAGGTGTACGGCATGTCGCGGGTCGAGGCGTCCAATCTGATGCTGCTGGTAGTGGCCGGCAACATGATCGGCGGGCCGCTGGTCGGCTTTTTTTCGGACCGGCTGGGGTACAGGCGGCTGCCGTTTACCGTCGCGACCGCGTTTTTTCTGGCGGTGTGGCTGACGCTGACGGTGTGGAACGGCGGTAAACCGCCGGTGTGGGCTGTTTACCCCATCGCTCTGGCGATCGGCCTGGGGGTGTCGGGGATCACGATTTCGGTGGCCTGCGTGCGCGAGGTCAATCTGCCGCATATGACCGGTATCGCGGCCGGGTTCACCAATTCGGGACCGTTTGTGGGCGCGGCGCTGATGCAGCCGATTTTCGGCTGGGTGCTTGATCTGCATTGGCAGGGCGCGGTCGAGAACGGGGTGAAGGTTTATCCGGGAGAAGCCTGGCAGAGCGCGTTCTGGCTGTGCGCGGCGGTGCTGGCCGTGGGGCTGGCGTTGTCGTTTTTAATCAAGGAGACGCGCTGTAGAGCTCGTACTGAATAA
- a CDS encoding RidA family protein, with translation MTRIAFSAAGAATVGPYSHAVAAGDIVYLSGQTPLDPKTGKLVAGDVGDQTAQCFENLNNVLAAAGLTLDDVVKVNVFLTDIGDFAAMNAVYATKFAAPYPARSTVGVAALPLGARVEIEMIARRG, from the coding sequence ATGACAAGGATAGCTTTCAGCGCGGCGGGAGCCGCGACGGTGGGGCCGTATTCGCATGCGGTGGCGGCCGGCGACATTGTCTATCTGTCCGGGCAGACGCCGCTCGACCCGAAGACGGGCAAGCTGGTGGCGGGCGACGTGGGCGACCAGACGGCGCAGTGTTTCGAGAATCTCAATAATGTGCTGGCGGCGGCCGGGCTGACGCTGGACGATGTGGTGAAGGTGAATGTTTTCCTGACCGATATCGGCGATTTCGCGGCGATGAACGCGGTGTACGCGACGAAGTTCGCGGCGCCTTATCCGGCGCGGTCGACGGTCGGTGTGGCGGCGCTGCCGCTCGGGGCGCGGGTGGAGATCGAGATGATCGCCCGCCGGGGCTAG